A genomic stretch from Plasmodium reichenowi strain SY57 chromosome 2, whole genome shotgun sequence includes:
- a CDS encoding 50S ribosomal protein L33, putative has translation MLFLSNVLFRCKSKRVHINLISSCASNYIYSTYISPSKSKYRLSLRKHDPVVNRHVMFYQKHIKARSKKKLTLHGINYARFTGKNKNLRPLLKRVEKSYLYGKFNKLIDNTYRSLPRMS, from the exons ATGCTTTTTTTAAGTAATGTGTTATTTAGATGTAAAAGTAAAAGGgttcatataaatttaatatcaTCATGTGCaagtaattatatatactcTACTTACATTTCACCAAGTAAGTCAAAGTACAGACTATCATTAAGAAAACATGACCCAGTAGTTAATCGACATGT aATGTTTTATCAAAAACACATAAAAGCAAgatcaaaaaaaaaactaacATTACACGGAATTAATTATGCTCGTTTTACAG ggaaaaataaaaacttAAGACCGCTCTTGAAAAGAGTAGAAAAATCATACCTCTATGGAAAATTCAACAAATTAATAGACAACACGTACAG GAGTCTACCAAGAATGAGTTAa